One window of Campylobacter avium LMG 24591 genomic DNA carries:
- the purS gene encoding phosphoribosylformylglycinamidine synthase subunit PurS — MIVTVNIFLKQGVLDPQGKTIQNALHSLNFNTVKDVKVAKQIKIDLDETDKEKAKILVQNMCEEILVNTVIEDYEILI; from the coding sequence ATGATAGTTACGGTAAATATTTTTTTAAAACAAGGCGTGTTAGACCCTCAAGGTAAGACTATACAAAATGCTTTGCATTCTTTAAATTTCAATACAGTAAAAGATGTAAAAGTAGCAAAGCAAATAAAAATAGACTTGGATGAAACAGACAAAGAAAAGGCCAAAATTTTGGTGCAAAATATGTGCGAGGAAATTTTGGTAAATACTGTTATAGAAGATTACGAGATACTTATATGA
- the purQ gene encoding phosphoribosylformylglycinamidine synthase subunit PurQ, which produces MKVAVIQFLGTNCEYDTIYAFEKLGVKAELIWHEREDFKADLIILPGGFSYGDYLRCGAIAKFSPAMKTVLEHAKNGGYILGICNGFQILLELKLLKGAMKHNESLNFISKPQKLRVVSNDNVFLRHFNKNDEISIPIAHGEGNYYVDDETLKMLYDKDMILLKYIDNPNGSKDDIAGICDENKKIFALMPHPERACDKVLGSDIGLKMLKGFL; this is translated from the coding sequence ATGAAAGTAGCTGTAATACAATTTCTTGGCACAAACTGCGAGTATGACACCATTTACGCCTTTGAAAAGCTTGGAGTAAAAGCAGAGCTAATCTGGCATGAAAGAGAGGATTTTAAGGCTGATTTAATCATCTTGCCCGGCGGTTTTTCTTACGGAGATTACCTAAGGTGCGGGGCTATTGCTAAATTTTCTCCTGCCATGAAAACAGTTTTAGAACACGCAAAAAATGGAGGCTACATACTTGGAATTTGCAATGGCTTTCAAATTCTTTTAGAACTGAAGCTGTTAAAAGGCGCGATGAAGCACAATGAAAGTTTAAATTTTATCTCAAAGCCTCAAAAACTAAGGGTTGTGTCAAATGATAATGTTTTTTTAAGACATTTTAATAAAAACGATGAAATAAGCATTCCTATAGCGCACGGCGAGGGTAATTACTACGTTGATGATGAAACCCTAAAAATGCTTTACGATAAGGATATGATCCTTTTAAAATACATAGACAATCCAAACGGCTCAAAAGATGATATAGCAGGAATTTGCGATGAAAATAAAAAAATTTTTGCTCTCATGCCTCATCCTGAAAGAGCCTGCGATAAGGTGCTTGGCAGCGATATAGGACTTAAGATGTTAAAGGGATTTTTATGA
- a CDS encoding lysophospholipid acyltransferase family protein yields the protein MRKICRKIKALFYFIFIIFNAFAIFILFSFTNSQDRIWRIRKAWAKLQSKIIPFEVELVGEINQEAQMIVMNHQSMLDIIALEKIYPKNIVWVAKKELSQIPIFKICTTKPKLICVDRKNPRDIVRILKEAKERLDEGRVLAIFPEGTRARGSKLLKFQSGAKIIADKLNLKVQALLIVDSSKILDSKSFELGSGTLKIICLDLIDTSDEQWLENTRKKMQEILDKERMNNGI from the coding sequence ATGAGAAAGATTTGCAGAAAAATTAAGGCTTTATTTTATTTTATCTTTATAATTTTTAATGCCTTTGCTATCTTTATACTTTTTTCTTTTACAAATTCTCAGGATAGAATTTGGCGTATTAGAAAGGCTTGGGCGAAGCTTCAAAGTAAGATAATACCATTTGAAGTAGAGCTTGTGGGTGAGATAAATCAAGAAGCACAAATGATTGTTATGAACCATCAAAGCATGCTTGATATCATAGCCCTTGAAAAAATTTACCCAAAAAACATAGTTTGGGTAGCAAAAAAGGAATTATCCCAAATTCCTATCTTTAAGATTTGCACGACAAAGCCAAAACTTATCTGTGTAGATAGAAAAAACCCAAGAGACATAGTAAGGATTTTAAAAGAAGCCAAAGAAAGGCTAGATGAAGGCAGGGTTTTAGCGATATTTCCAGAAGGAACGAGGGCTAGAGGCTCTAAGCTTTTAAAATTTCAAAGCGGAGCTAAGATTATAGCTGATAAACTAAATTTAAAGGTTCAAGCCTTGCTTATAGTTGATTCTTCTAAAATTTTAGATAGCAAATCTTTTGAGCTTGGCTCTGGCACATTAAAAATCATCTGCCTTGATTTGATAGATACTAGCGATGAACAATGGCTAGAAAACACAAGAAAAAAAATGCAAGAAATACTTGATAAAGAAAGGATGAATAATGGAATTTAA
- the htpG gene encoding molecular chaperone HtpG has protein sequence MEFKTEVNQLLQLMIHSLYSNKEIFLRELISNASDALDKLNLLTVSDDAYKKIKFEPRIEIKFDAKNKILSISDNGIGMNEEDLNNNLGTIAKSGTKSFLQSLSGDMKKDSQLIGQFGVGFYSAFMVADKVEVLSKKVLDEKAFLWSSDASSYDIKEAQKDDFGTTITLHLKDEEFLNPYRIESIVTKYSNHIQFPIFMEKEEYLPAEDGKESKSELKIVQINTAKALWRQNKASLKQDDYDKFYEQNFHDSNKPLLSIHTKSEGKIEYNTLFYIPSVAPFDLYRTDYQSHLKLYVKRVFISDDDKNLLPTYLRFVRGIVDVEDLPLNVSREILQENIILKSVEEASVKKILNELEKLMNKDKEKYENFFVIFGKVLKEGLYGFSAERDKLLNLMLFKSLNENKLISLKEYKEKIKEEQKEIFYITGTNEALLKNSPLLESYKHKNIDVLILDDEIDSIIAPMLPEFEGLKFSAINKANEENKISEEEQKDFASLIAKFKEILKDEVSDVLASSRLYDSPCCIVYDKDKPDFAMQQLLKQMGQDSDIKPILELNLKHEILQKLKENESYTHDVAILLLNMAKLNEGLGVKNAKEFNEILNKFITKAL, from the coding sequence ATGGAATTTAAAACAGAGGTAAATCAACTCTTACAACTTATGATACACTCTTTATACTCAAACAAAGAGATTTTTTTAAGAGAGCTTATATCAAATGCTAGTGATGCGCTAGATAAGCTAAATTTACTCACAGTTAGTGATGATGCGTATAAAAAGATAAAATTTGAGCCTCGCATAGAAATAAAATTTGACGCTAAAAATAAAATTTTAAGCATTAGCGACAATGGCATAGGCATGAATGAGGAGGATTTAAACAATAATCTTGGCACCATAGCAAAATCGGGCACAAAAAGCTTTTTGCAAAGTTTAAGCGGGGATATGAAAAAAGATTCTCAGCTCATAGGCCAGTTTGGCGTAGGCTTTTACTCCGCTTTTATGGTGGCTGATAAGGTAGAGGTTCTAAGCAAAAAAGTGCTTGATGAAAAGGCTTTTTTATGGAGTTCTGACGCTTCAAGTTATGATATAAAAGAAGCACAAAAAGATGATTTTGGCACGACTATCACTTTGCATTTAAAAGATGAGGAGTTTTTAAATCCATACCGCATAGAAAGCATAGTTACGAAGTATTCTAACCACATACAGTTTCCTATCTTTATGGAAAAAGAAGAATACCTGCCAGCCGAGGACGGCAAAGAAAGCAAAAGTGAACTTAAGATAGTGCAAATCAACACTGCAAAGGCCCTTTGGAGACAAAACAAAGCCTCTTTAAAACAAGATGATTATGATAAATTTTATGAGCAAAATTTCCACGATTCAAACAAACCCCTACTTAGCATACACACGAAATCAGAGGGTAAGATAGAGTATAACACACTTTTTTACATACCAAGCGTAGCTCCGTTTGATCTTTATAGAACAGATTATCAAAGCCATTTAAAGCTTTATGTAAAAAGAGTTTTTATAAGCGATGATGATAAAAATTTACTTCCTACTTATCTTCGCTTTGTAAGAGGCATAGTTGATGTTGAGGATTTGCCACTAAATGTTAGCAGGGAAATTTTACAAGAAAATATCATCTTAAAAAGCGTAGAAGAAGCCAGCGTAAAAAAGATATTAAATGAACTTGAAAAACTGATGAATAAAGATAAAGAAAAATACGAAAACTTTTTTGTAATCTTTGGCAAGGTATTAAAAGAAGGGCTTTACGGCTTTTCTGCCGAAAGGGATAAACTTTTAAATTTAATGCTTTTTAAAAGCTTAAATGAAAATAAACTTATCTCCTTAAAAGAGTATAAAGAAAAGATTAAAGAGGAGCAAAAAGAGATTTTTTACATAACGGGCACAAACGAGGCTTTACTTAAGAACTCGCCGCTGCTTGAAAGCTACAAACACAAAAATATCGATGTTTTAATCCTTGATGATGAGATAGATTCTATCATAGCGCCTATGCTACCTGAATTTGAGGGCTTGAAATTTAGCGCCATTAATAAAGCAAACGAGGAAAATAAAATAAGTGAGGAGGAGCAAAAAGACTTTGCAAGCCTTATAGCCAAATTTAAAGAAATTCTAAAAGATGAAGTAAGCGATGTGCTTGCTAGCTCAAGGCTTTACGATAGCCCTTGTTGTATAGTTTATGACAAGGACAAGCCTGATTTTGCCATGCAGCAACTTTTAAAACAAATGGGACAAGATAGCGATATAAAGCCTATCTTAGAGCTAAATTTAAAGCACGAAATTTTGCAAAAACTAAAAGAAAATGAAAGCTATACGCACGATGTGGCCATACTTCTTTTAAACATGGCGAAGTTAAATGAAGGACTTGGCGTAAAAAATGCCAAAGAATTTAATGAGATACTAAATAAATTCATAACGAAGGCTTTGTGA
- a CDS encoding rhodanese-like domain-containing protein, whose translation MIKNIHINEADLSKYQIFDVRCPFEWEEGVLAGAEKVALYDNRGFLNSNFVDEVKAKIKDGKELAFVCKAGQRSFMAANMIEEALGLDSVNLDGGMSSYKGEF comes from the coding sequence ATGATAAAAAACATCCATATAAACGAAGCTGATTTAAGTAAGTATCAAATTTTTGATGTACGCTGTCCTTTTGAGTGGGAAGAAGGCGTGTTAGCAGGTGCTGAAAAAGTGGCTCTTTATGATAATAGAGGCTTTTTAAATTCAAATTTTGTAGATGAAGTAAAGGCAAAAATCAAAGACGGAAAAGAACTAGCCTTTGTTTGCAAAGCCGGACAAAGAAGCTTTATGGCTGCAAATATGATAGAAGAAGCACTTGGGCTTGATAGCGTAAATTTAGACGGCGGGATGTCCTCATACAAAGGCGAGTTTTAA
- a CDS encoding DUF2147 domain-containing protein has product MFRLFVIFIFCISFMNANFEGVYVAEDKGKKNLVEIYKVDGVFYGVGFASLDGTVSKELDSKNPNKELRTRTMTGSAFLSIRCVDEKTCKGRIYNFYSGKSYPIKQGLTVMS; this is encoded by the coding sequence ATGTTTAGGCTTTTTGTAATATTTATTTTTTGTATATCTTTTATGAATGCGAATTTTGAGGGCGTTTATGTGGCTGAGGATAAGGGCAAGAAAAATTTAGTAGAAATTTACAAGGTGGATGGTGTTTTTTACGGAGTTGGTTTTGCTAGTCTTGATGGGACTGTAAGCAAGGAGCTAGATAGCAAAAATCCTAATAAAGAGCTTAGAACTCGCACCATGACAGGAAGCGCCTTTTTATCAATAAGGTGCGTAGATGAAAAGACTTGCAAGGGTAGAATTTATAATTTTTATAGTGGGAAAAGCTATCCTATAAAGCAAGGCTTAACAGTGATGTCTTAG
- the metK gene encoding methionine adenosyltransferase: protein MYLFTSEVVSPGHPDKCADIIADTIVDILLSNDKDSRVASEVFVAGNKVVIGGEVKSKHKLSKKDYDELVKNALAKIGYDGKSAFTHKQCLHPDDVEVLVFLNEQSPDINQGVDQESGEIGAGDQGIMFGFASCEADEYMPAAISYARKLCDKVYEYARKNPDKLGVDIKTQVTIDYTNKKNFEECKPQSIHTIVVSAPCVESMDIKELRELVMKLILESDLPKELFHPEKTRILINPTGKYVNHSSLHDSGLTGRKLIVDSFGGYSPIGGGAQSSKDYTKVDRSGLYAARWLAKNIVAAKLAKKCVVQLSYAIGVAEPTSVSVDCMGTNEGVDDNVLSDFVMKNYPLTPNWIKNKFALDKPSKDSFLYADVAARGQVGQKDYPWERLDAVKDFESLK, encoded by the coding sequence ATGTATCTATTCACTTCTGAAGTTGTTAGTCCGGGACACCCTGATAAGTGTGCTGACATTATCGCTGATACAATAGTGGATATACTCTTGAGCAATGACAAAGACTCAAGGGTGGCGAGTGAAGTCTTTGTCGCAGGAAATAAAGTTGTCATTGGAGGCGAAGTAAAGTCTAAGCACAAACTTAGCAAAAAAGATTATGATGAGCTTGTTAAAAATGCACTTGCAAAGATAGGATATGATGGAAAATCAGCCTTTACGCATAAGCAATGCTTGCACCCTGATGATGTAGAAGTGCTTGTCTTTTTAAATGAGCAAAGCCCTGATATAAATCAAGGAGTAGATCAAGAAAGTGGAGAAATAGGAGCAGGAGATCAAGGTATAATGTTTGGTTTTGCAAGCTGCGAGGCTGATGAGTATATGCCAGCGGCTATTTCTTACGCTAGAAAGCTTTGTGATAAGGTTTATGAATATGCAAGGAAAAATCCTGATAAATTAGGCGTTGATATAAAAACTCAAGTTACGATTGATTACACAAATAAAAAGAATTTTGAAGAATGCAAACCTCAAAGCATACACACCATAGTAGTATCCGCACCTTGCGTAGAAAGTATGGATATAAAAGAGCTTAGAGAACTTGTTATGAAGCTTATACTAGAAAGTGACTTGCCAAAAGAGCTTTTTCACCCAGAAAAAACTAGAATTTTAATAAATCCTACAGGAAAATATGTAAATCACAGCTCCCTACACGATAGTGGCTTAACGGGTAGAAAGCTTATAGTCGATAGTTTTGGTGGTTATTCTCCTATCGGAGGAGGTGCACAATCTAGCAAAGACTATACAAAAGTTGATAGAAGCGGACTTTATGCGGCTAGATGGCTTGCTAAAAATATAGTAGCAGCAAAACTAGCAAAAAAATGTGTAGTTCAACTAAGCTACGCCATAGGCGTTGCAGAGCCTACCTCTGTGAGTGTGGATTGTATGGGGACAAATGAGGGCGTGGATGATAATGTTTTAAGTGATTTTGTTATGAAAAACTACCCTTTAACTCCAAATTGGATTAAAAACAAATTTGCCCTTGATAAGCCTAGCAAAGATAGCTTCTTATACGCTGATGTGGCTGCAAGAGGGCAAGTGGGACAAAAGGACTATCCTTGGGAAAGGCTTGATGCTGTAAAGGATTTTGAAAGTTTGAAATAA
- a CDS encoding SMP-30/gluconolactonase/LRE family protein — translation MSKKILLSAVLTASLFSFANAKDISGFSHPEGSLITKDAVYISNLGAKLDPMAKDKDGFISKLDKNGKLVEAKFISSNLNAPKGMANVGDTLIVLDIDRILAFDLKSKKELFVVDVKGGIFLNDIALLDDNTAFISDTGTGIVHKFDIKSKKLENFVSLNKEFMGPNGLLLSKDKKTLYTVTYDAAGKEKGRLVSINLADKSQKSLTEPIGALDGIVYAKNGDILFSSWEDGKNGTLYRYDSKGKISKEKPSNMGGPADMSTDGKTLYIPKMIESKVLKIKLP, via the coding sequence ATGAGTAAGAAAATTTTACTAAGCGCTGTTTTGACAGCTTCGTTGTTCTCTTTTGCAAATGCAAAAGACATAAGCGGTTTTTCACACCCTGAAGGCTCTCTTATAACAAAAGACGCCGTTTATATAAGCAATCTTGGAGCAAAGCTAGACCCTATGGCTAAGGATAAGGACGGCTTCATATCCAAGCTTGATAAAAACGGAAAGCTTGTAGAGGCTAAATTCATAAGCTCAAATTTAAACGCCCCAAAAGGCATGGCAAATGTTGGTGATACCTTGATAGTGCTTGATATAGATAGGATACTTGCCTTTGATTTAAAAAGCAAAAAAGAGCTTTTTGTGGTGGATGTAAAGGGCGGAATTTTTCTAAACGATATAGCCCTGCTTGATGATAATACTGCTTTTATAAGCGACACAGGCACAGGCATAGTGCATAAATTCGACATCAAGTCTAAAAAGCTTGAAAATTTCGTAAGCTTAAACAAAGAATTCATGGGACCAAACGGACTTTTGCTAAGCAAGGATAAAAAAACACTTTACACAGTTACTTACGATGCGGCAGGGAAAGAAAAGGGAAGATTAGTAAGCATAAATTTGGCTGATAAATCTCAAAAATCCTTAACAGAGCCCATAGGTGCACTTGATGGCATAGTTTATGCGAAAAACGGCGATATACTTTTTTCATCTTGGGAGGACGGCAAAAATGGCACTCTTTATAGATATGATAGCAAGGGCAAGATTAGCAAGGAAAAGCCTTCAAATATGGGCGGTCCAGCTGATATGAGCACAGACGGAAAAACCCTTTACATACCTAAGATGATAGAATCAAAGGTTCTTAAGATAAAACTACCTTAA
- a CDS encoding helix-turn-helix domain-containing protein — protein MTLLFPDDLKNVKNIELFKGSHFVFANYIQNSSSFNQAVAVNMNCLVLVKKGFKIVHTKYKDYRLEEGEALFLKADNHIFSNIKVENEAYEAVLLFFDNEILLDFANKHKEKLYLNENFENFEIFALKNSSFLSSILNSFEEYLRHFNKDSLLKHKLEELFLYILLENKVVFTAFLRALMQEFELDLSTIFSYYDKTYLTVADMANSVNMDNASFTRKFKTVFKKAPKQYLDDKRFERAVFLLEYSSKNISEICLECGFSSLSWFIERFKKKFNLTPKQYQKSKNLYFSA, from the coding sequence ATGACCTTGCTTTTTCCAGATGATTTGAAAAATGTAAAAAATATAGAGCTTTTTAAGGGTTCGCACTTTGTTTTTGCTAATTATATACAAAATAGTTCGAGTTTTAATCAAGCAGTAGCTGTTAATATGAACTGCTTAGTCTTGGTAAAAAAGGGTTTTAAGATAGTTCATACAAAGTATAAGGATTACCGTTTAGAAGAAGGGGAGGCGTTGTTTTTAAAGGCCGATAATCATATATTTTCCAACATAAAGGTAGAAAATGAAGCTTATGAAGCCGTGCTGCTATTTTTTGACAATGAAATTTTACTAGATTTTGCTAATAAGCATAAAGAAAAGCTTTATTTGAACGAAAATTTTGAGAATTTTGAAATCTTTGCACTCAAAAACTCATCTTTTTTAAGCTCGATTTTAAATAGCTTTGAGGAGTATTTAAGGCATTTTAATAAAGATAGCTTGTTAAAGCACAAACTAGAGGAGTTATTTTTATATATCTTGCTTGAAAACAAAGTCGTATTTACTGCGTTTTTAAGGGCTTTGATGCAGGAATTTGAGCTTGATTTATCCACTATCTTTTCATACTATGATAAGACTTATTTAACTGTTGCTGATATGGCAAATTCTGTCAATATGGACAATGCTTCTTTTACTAGGAAATTTAAAACTGTTTTTAAAAAGGCGCCAAAGCAGTATTTGGACGATAAAAGGTTTGAAAGAGCTGTATTTTTACTTGAATACTCTTCCAAAAATATAAGTGAAATTTGCTTAGAATGCGGATTTTCCTCGCTTTCTTGGTTTATTGAGAGATTTAAAAAGAAATTTAATCTCACTCCAAAACAGTATCAAAAATCAAAAAACTTGTATTTTTCTGCATAA
- a CDS encoding DUF4105 domain-containing protein: MKKVFLFLLLFNLLHATQKDLKFYEDKIWLNLLHFEGKKSVIQGKSSFFLAKDGYKNPKNEFKATIQGLLSYTNIDDKTVLCKYPARTFFIAKKINSDFLIQALSKCEELQDYLKIVVLDELYLDFAAESTNYIASTMGHLYLHIKGKAKEDFNKTSLGQKVEFKKGDIRSYALSYHAIVGDIDPLGYLKALSGNLSGYYALNLYEESEFLYLKQEKRNIYKLKLNINEEQKQLFRLHLFELKDINVHYSFVTNNCTDGISRILSVLDEKYEASKNKPFITPNEYIKELNSKNLIENLQIVSPEEKIEFYQQQGYNDIFKTAPSSTFATAFSSQKQVYVYFSPIYSDIKNSNYAYKELSESRLMSLKLGFDEKNIFIKNLELVHLFSINDIKDTQSFSKFLDISLKENLYKRVKNEYTNYLNNDTRFNPQVEFGYGLGKYYKNLGLYLFPMLSYRYDNINNASFGLKAGFVLSFAKARIQSELNKYFDLKVNNRGYDFGVENSLSFNILKNTDFFLRYNLYSNENTSIYKRKSLNELSFGFDFKF; the protein is encoded by the coding sequence TTGAAAAAAGTCTTTTTGTTTCTTTTGCTGTTTAATTTATTACATGCCACACAAAAAGACTTGAAATTTTATGAGGATAAAATCTGGTTAAATTTACTTCATTTTGAGGGTAAAAAATCTGTCATACAAGGCAAATCCTCATTTTTTCTAGCAAAAGATGGATACAAAAATCCCAAAAATGAATTTAAAGCGACAATACAAGGTCTTTTATCCTACACAAATATAGATGATAAAACCGTGCTTTGCAAATATCCAGCACGAACTTTTTTCATAGCAAAAAAGATAAATAGTGATTTTTTAATACAAGCATTGAGCAAATGCGAAGAACTGCAAGATTATCTAAAAATAGTTGTCTTAGATGAATTATATCTTGATTTTGCAGCTGAAAGCACTAATTATATAGCCTCTACTATGGGACATCTTTATCTACATATAAAAGGCAAAGCAAAAGAGGATTTCAACAAAACATCCTTGGGGCAAAAAGTAGAATTTAAAAAAGGAGATATTCGCTCTTATGCACTTTCTTATCACGCGATAGTAGGAGATATAGATCCGCTTGGATATTTAAAGGCTTTAAGTGGAAATTTAAGCGGGTATTATGCCTTAAATTTATACGAAGAAAGCGAATTTTTATATCTCAAACAAGAAAAAAGAAATATATATAAACTTAAACTAAATATAAATGAAGAGCAAAAACAACTTTTTAGATTGCATTTGTTTGAATTAAAAGATATAAATGTGCATTATTCTTTCGTTACAAATAACTGCACAGACGGAATTTCTAGAATTTTATCTGTGCTTGATGAAAAGTATGAAGCCAGTAAAAACAAGCCTTTTATCACACCAAATGAATACATAAAAGAATTAAATAGTAAAAATTTAATAGAAAATTTGCAAATTGTAAGTCCTGAAGAAAAGATAGAATTTTATCAACAACAAGGCTATAATGATATATTTAAAACAGCTCCTAGCTCAACTTTTGCGACTGCTTTTTCGAGCCAAAAGCAAGTTTATGTGTATTTTTCACCTATATATTCTGATATAAAAAACAGTAATTACGCTTATAAAGAACTAAGTGAATCAAGACTTATGTCTTTGAAGTTGGGTTTTGATGAAAAAAATATATTTATCAAAAATCTTGAACTAGTGCATTTATTTTCCATAAATGATATAAAAGATACACAGTCTTTTTCAAAATTTTTAGACATTTCTTTAAAAGAGAATTTGTATAAAAGAGTTAAAAATGAATATACCAATTACCTAAACAACGATACAAGATTTAATCCTCAAGTAGAATTTGGTTATGGACTTGGGAAATACTATAAAAATTTGGGACTTTATCTCTTTCCTATGCTCTCATATAGATATGATAATATAAACAATGCTTCCTTTGGTCTAAAGGCTGGTTTTGTGCTTAGCTTTGCTAAGGCTAGAATTCAAAGTGAATTAAACAAATACTTTGATTTAAAGGTAAATAACAGAGGTTATGATTTTGGAGTTGAAAATTCCTTATCTTTTAATATTTTAAAAAACACAGATTTTTTTCTAAGATATAATCTTTATAGCAATGAAAATACAAGCATCTACAAAAGAAAAAGTTTAAATGAGCTATCTTTTGGTTTTGACTTTAAATTTTAA
- a CDS encoding M24 family metallopeptidase, with protein MSPASCNENAALPHYRAKKDSFSYIKADGLLLIDSGAQYQNGTTDITRVLALGKISKEHKKDYTTVLKSLIAMSEASFPKDVNLALIDSIARAKMWEEGFEYKHGTGHGVGYFLNVHEAPIVLSYYTKINEDNKAKIGVLNSIEPGIYREGKWGIRLENLVYIDEKPSLKDSEFGEFYHFKTLTLCPFEKKLIDKSLLDEKELKWLNAYHNLVFKKIAPYLNTREKKWLEAKTSAL; from the coding sequence TTGTCCCCAGCAAGCTGTAACGAAAACGCAGCCCTGCCTCACTACCGCGCAAAAAAAGATAGCTTTTCATATATCAAAGCAGACGGACTTTTACTAATTGATTCAGGAGCACAGTATCAAAACGGCACCACAGATATAACAAGGGTTTTAGCACTAGGCAAGATAAGCAAAGAGCATAAAAAAGACTATACAACGGTTTTAAAATCTTTAATAGCAATGAGTGAGGCTTCTTTTCCAAAGGATGTGAATTTAGCACTAATAGATAGCATAGCAAGGGCTAAGATGTGGGAAGAAGGCTTTGAGTATAAGCACGGCACAGGACACGGAGTAGGGTATTTTTTAAATGTGCATGAAGCTCCTATAGTGCTTTCATACTATACAAAGATCAATGAGGATAATAAGGCTAAAATCGGTGTTTTAAACTCCATAGAACCGGGAATTTACAGAGAGGGAAAATGGGGCATTAGGCTTGAAAATTTAGTTTATATAGATGAGAAGCCTTCCTTAAAAGATAGCGAATTTGGAGAATTTTATCATTTTAAAACCTTAACTCTTTGTCCCTTTGAAAAAAAGCTCATAGATAAAAGCCTTTTAGATGAAAAGGAGCTTAAGTGGCTTAATGCTTATCATAATCTAGTCTTTAAAAAGATAGCTCCCTATCTTAATACAAGAGAAAAAAAGTGGCTTGAGGCTAAAACCTCTGCTTTGTAA
- a CDS encoding DUF4879 domain-containing protein produces the protein MTIKYLVNVVAVVGFLNCSVVFAYDNASMEGKEKITRNGINIFLEPNSPNKQDYLNGKFDKSLEAMKRAYKANKNNKATRASAPPVTEVQILEVVSTKGGYEYVFGKSITDKDHGGELFQVSTGVTGYGGLQYDRAKFAGNEAVQLSSVGVDLTGDSVVDGWLDIWDISKPANKSGQFEFTSQSINPPGNSMSTSIQIR, from the coding sequence ATGACGATCAAATATTTAGTTAATGTTGTTGCCGTTGTTGGCTTTTTAAATTGTAGTGTTGTTTTTGCTTATGATAATGCCTCAATGGAGGGAAAAGAGAAAATTACTCGTAACGGTATTAATATTTTTTTAGAGCCAAATTCTCCAAACAAACAAGATTATCTTAATGGAAAATTTGATAAATCCTTAGAAGCTATGAAAAGAGCTTATAAAGCTAACAAAAACAATAAAGCAACAAGAGCTTCAGCTCCTCCGGTAACAGAAGTCCAAATATTAGAAGTTGTTTCTACTAAAGGAGGATATGAGTATGTTTTTGGAAAATCAATAACTGACAAGGATCATGGAGGCGAACTTTTTCAAGTTTCAACTGGTGTAACAGGTTATGGTGGTCTTCAATATGATAGAGCTAAGTTTGCAGGTAATGAAGCGGTGCAATTAAGCTCAGTTGGAGTAGATTTAACTGGTGATAGTGTTGTTGATGGTTGGCTAGATATTTGGGATATTTCTAAACCTGCTAATAAAAGTGGACAGTTTGAATTTACTTCTCAATCTATTAATCCTCCTGGCAATTCAATGAGCACAAGTATCCAGATTAGGTAG